From one Lycium ferocissimum isolate CSIRO_LF1 chromosome 7, AGI_CSIRO_Lferr_CH_V1, whole genome shotgun sequence genomic stretch:
- the LOC132062255 gene encoding uncharacterized protein LOC132062255 codes for MDRRMLCQIVALLLLSIFSQVTIAGPPVGSGKEVNAVTEDPGYVVLDPLPSTGQERAFCTMPGACYYKTLTCPTECPQRKPVKNKKQKGCYVDCSSKCEATCKWRRAKCDGYGALCYDPRFVGGDGVMFYFHGAKETDFAIVSDDNLHINAHLIGTRPKGRKRDYTWVQTLSVMFDTQTLVLGAKKVSHWDEKIDALIVQWNGETINVPTDGDAEWRVNTAERSVVVERTDDFNSVRLTVSGLLQLDVKVVPIGEKENKVHNYRLPSDDAFAHLETQFKFFNLSKDVEGILGKTYQPGYVSPVKRGVPMPIMGGEDKYQTPSLHSAICKKCRFQRPSSVASA; via the exons ATGGATAGGAGAATGTTGTGCCAAATAGTAGCTCTGCTCCTCTTATCCATTTTTTCACAAGTCACCATTGCCGGTCCACCCGTAGGCAGTGGCAAGGAGGTTAATGCAGTCACTGAAGATCCCGGTTACGTTGTGTTGGACCCGTTGCCAAGTACGGGCCAAGAACGGGCTTTCTGCACCATGCCAGGAGCTTGTTACTACAAAACACTCACATGTCCAACAGAGTGCCCTCAGAGGAAGCCTGTAAAGAACAAGAAGCAGAAGGGATGCTATGTTGATTGCAGCAGCAAGTGTGAAGCAACTTGCAAGT GGAGACGAGCAAAGTGTGATGGTTATGGTGCTCTATGCTACGATCCCAGATTTGTGGGTGGTGATGGGGTGATGTTCTACTTCCACGGAGCAAAGGAAACCGACTTTGCCATCGTCTCAGATGACAACCTCCACATCAACGCACATCTAATAGGGACACGACCAAAGGGAAGGAAGCGCGACTACACATGGGTTCAAACATTGTCAGTCATGTTTGACACCCAAACATTGGTCCTAGGAGCAAAGAAAGTTTCACACTGGGATGAGAAAATTGATGCTCTTATCGTGCAGTGGAATGGTGAGACGATTAACGTCCCAACAGATGGAGATGCAGAATGGAGAGTTAACACTGCTGAGAGATCGGTCGTGGTTGAAAGGACAGATGATTTTAACAGTGTAAGGCTCACGGTTTCTGGACTGTTGCAATTGGATGTGAAGGTAGTACCCataggagagaaagaaaacaagGTTCACAACTATCGACTACCATCAGATGATGCTTTTGCTCACTTAGAGACACAGTTTAAGTTTTTCAACTTATCCAAAGATGTCGAAGGAATTCTTGGCAAGACTTACCAGCCAGGCTATGTTAGTCCAGTCAAGAGAGGGGTGCCGATGCCAATCATGGGCGGGGAAGACAAATATCAAACACCATCACTCCATTCAGCTATCTGCAAGAAATGCAGGTTCCAAAGACCCTCAAGTGTTGCCTCAGCTTGA
- the LOC132065334 gene encoding beta-galactosidase 8, translating into MMMGVKGRKGCYYLSVMLVYGVIFLHCLVMTSFAGNVTYDHRALVIDGKRRVLISGSIHYPRSTPDMWPDLIQKSKDGGLDVIETYVFWNIHEPVRNKYDFEGRKDLINFVKLVGKAGLYAHIRIGPYVCAEWNYGGFPLWLHFIPGIEFRTDNEPFKAEMKRFTAKIVDMIKQENLYASQGGPVILSQIENEYGNGGIESSYGSRAKPYVNWAASMATSLDTGVPWVMCQQPDAPPPIINTCNGFYCDQFKTNSDKTPKMWTENWTGWFLSFGGAVPYRPVEDIAFAVARFFQRGGTFQNYYMYHGGTNFGRTTGGPFIATSYDYDAPLDEYGLIRQPKWGHLKDLHKAIKLCEAAMVSTDPTITSLGSNIEASVYKTGSQCAAFLANVGTQSDASVSFNGNSYHLPPWSVSILPDCKNVAFNTAKINSVSTISKFVTHSSEADASGGSLSGWTSINEPVGISSDNAFTKTGLMEQINTTADKSDYLWYSQSVNVKNDEPFLQDGSETVLHVESLGHVLHAFINGKLSGSGKGNSGNSKVSIEIPVTLVPGEIKIDLLSVTVGLQNYGAFFDLKGAGITGPVQLKGFKNGSTIDLSSKQWRYQVGLKGEELGLSNGGSSLWKSQSTLPTNQPLIWYKANFDAPAGDTPLSMDFTGMGKGEAWVNGQSIGRFWPTYSAPNGGCTGSCNYRGSYNSDKCLKNCGKPSQLLYHVPRSWLKSSGNVLVLFEEMGGNPTKLSFATREIQSVCSRVSEAHPLPIDMWDSEDDARKKAGPTLSLECPHPDQVISSIKFASFGTPQGTCGSFSHGRCRSNHALSVVKKACIGSKRCNLGVSINVFGDPCTGVTKSLAVEASCR; encoded by the exons ATGATGATGGgtgtaaaaggaagaaaagggtGTTATTATTTATCAGTAATGTTAGTGTATGGAGTGATTTTTTTGCATTGTTTGGTGATGACGTCATTTGCCGGAAATGTGACGTATGATCATCGGGCATTGGTTATTGATGGCAAACGTAGAGTTTTAATCTCTGGTTCAATACATTATCCACGAAGTACACCTGAT ATGTGGCCAGACCTTATACAGAAATCAAAAGATGGAGGGTTGGATGTAATAGAGACATATGTTTTCTGGAACATACATGAACCTGTTAGAAATAAG TATGATTTTGAAGGAAGGAAAGATTTGATTAACTTTGTGAAGTTGGTGGGGAAAGCTGGCTTATATGCTCATATACGGATTGGGCCTTATGTTTGTGCAGAATGGAACTATGG TGGGTTTCCTCTTTGGTTGCATTTCATTCCTGGAATTGAATTTCGAACAGACAACGAACCATTCAAG GCAGAAATGAAGCGATTCACGGCCAAAATTGTTGACATGATCAAGCAGGAAAATCTTTATGCATCCCAGGGTGGGCCTGTTATCTTGTCTCAG ATAGAAAATGAGTATGGCAATGGTGGTATTGAGTCAAGTTACGGTTCTCGTGCCAAACCTTACGTCAACTGGGCAGCATCAATGGCTACATCTTTGGACACGGGGGTGCCATGGGTTATGTGTCAGCAACCAGATGCCCCCCCTCCCATT ATAAACACTTGCaatggattttattgtgaccAATTCAAGACAAACTCTGATAAAACACCTAAGATGTGGACAGAAAATTGGACTGGATG gtttctttcttttggtGGTGCTGTCCCTTACAGACCTGTGGAAGACATTGCTTTTGCTGTGGCTCGATTTTTCCAGCGAGGTGGAACCTTTCAGAACTATTACATG TACCACGGGGGAACTAACTTTGGCCGAACCACTGGTGGACCCTTTATCGCAACTAGCTATGACTATGATGCTCCTTTAGATGAGTACG GCCTTATAAGACAACCAAAGTGGGGTCACTTAAAAGATCTCCATAAAGCCATAAAGCTTTGTGAGGCTGCAATGGTGTCAACTGATCCAACCATCACTTCTCTGGGATCTAATATAGAG GCCAGTGTTTATAAAACTGGATCACAGTGTGCTGCATTTCTCGCCAATGTTGGTACGCAATCTGATGCATCCGTGAGCTTCAACGGAAATTCATATCATTTGCCTCCTTGGTCCGTGAGCATCTTACCTGACTGCAAGAATGTGGCTTTTAATACTGCAAAG ATTAACTCCGTATCAACCATCTCAAAGTTTGTTACTCACTCTTCGGAAGCTGATGCTTCTGGTGGATCGCTGTCGGGTTGGACTTCGATTAATGAGCCTGTAGGTATCTCAAGTGACAACGCATTCACAAAAACGGGGTTGATGGAGCAGATAAATACTACAGCTGATAAAAGTGATTATCTCTGGTACTCTCAGAG TGTCAATGTGAAAAATGATGAGCCTTTCCTTCAAGATGGATCTGAAACGGTACTTCATGTGGAATCACTTGGCCAtgttcttcatgctttcattAATGGAAAGCTATCAG GAAGTGGAAAAGGCAACAGTGGAAATTCTAAAGTTTCAATTGAAATTCCTGTCACCCTTGTGCCTGGAGAAATCAAAATCGACCTGTTGAGTGTGACTGTGGGACTTcag AACTACGGAGCATTCTTTGATCTAAAGGGAGCAGGGATTACCGGCCCAGTGCAATTGAAAGGTTTCAAAAATGGCTCTACTATTGATCTTTCATCGAAGCAGTGGAGATATCAG GTTGGATTGAAAGGAGAAGAATTGGGCTTATCTAATGGAGGTTCTTCACTTTGGAAGTCACAATCTACATTGCCTACAAACCAACCATTAATATGGTATAAg GCAAATTTTGATGCCCCTGCTGGTGATACCCCTCTTTCGATGGATTTTACCGGAATGGGTAAGGGTGAGGCTTGGGTGAATGGGCAAAGCATTGGTCGATTTTGGCCTACCTATTCTGCACCAAATGGTGGTTGTACTGGCTCCTGCAATTATAGAGGATCCTACAATTCTGACAAATGTCTCAAAAATTGTGGAAAACCATCCCAGCTGCT ATACCACGTTCCTCGTTCATGGTTGAAATCCAGCGGAAATGTCCTAGTGTTGTTTGAGGAAATGGGTGGGAATCCTACAAAGCTGTCTTTTGCAACAAGAGAGATACAAAGCGTATGCTCACGGGTTTCGGAGGCTCATCCACTTCCTATTGACATGTGGGATTCGGAAGACGATGCACGAAAGAAAGCAGGTCCTACTCTGTCTCTCGAGTGTCCTCATCCTGATCAAGTCATTTCTTCAATCAAATTTGCAAGCTTTGGCACTCCTCAAGGAACATGTGGAAGCTTTAGCCATGGTCGATGCAGGAGCAACCATGCTCTTTCAGTTGTAAAGAAG GCTTGCATTGGATCAAAAAGGTGCAATCTTGGAGTTTCAATAAATGTATTTGGTGACCCATGTACAGGAGTCACAAAAAGTTTAGCTGTAGAAGCTTCCTGTAGATGA